One segment of Ipomoea triloba cultivar NCNSP0323 chromosome 12, ASM357664v1 DNA contains the following:
- the LOC115999598 gene encoding transcription factor MYBC1-like translates to MSSSVNQKQKANADKTKLKWTYILHYTFMDAVKDLGGDIMSVTASEIRSRMNMPGLTEENVRSHLQKIRNFYNKKVPGRMNTKAKIHLIYLLATPGGASARTNWSCFLSACKKWLMSPEDIKILVLDVTEDFLMSDNDNIIGQVNLDEEKLNMIIAEFASLI, encoded by the exons ATGTCTTCTTCCGTTAATCAGAAGCAGAAGGCTAATGCTGATAAGACCAAATTGAAATGGACATATATACTTCACTACACATTCATGGATGCCGTTAAGGATCTAGGCGGCGACATTATGA GTGTTACGGCATCTGAAATTCGGAGCCGCATGAATATGCCGGGATTAACAGAGGAAAATGTTCGTAGCCATTTGCAG AAAATTCGaaatttctataataaaaaagtaCCAGGCAGGATGAACACAAAAGCCAAAATTCATCTAATATACCTGCTAGCCACCCCAGGAGGGGCCAGTGCCAGAACAAACTGGAGTTGTTTCTTGAGTGCCTGTAAGAAGTGGTTGATGAGCCCAGAAGACATTAAAATTCTTGTTCTTGATGTAACCGAAGACTTTCTCATGTCTGATAATGACAACATTATTGGACAAGTTAATCTGGATGAAGAGAAACTGAACATGATAATAGCTGAATTCGCAtctctaatttaa